The Setaria viridis chromosome 2, Setaria_viridis_v4.0, whole genome shotgun sequence DNA window ACGCCAGGTGGGCTGGCGCGACAAGTGCTAGGCCAGCTCAGCACCGCGCTAGTGCGGCATCCCCACACCAGTGCATGTGGCATCGCAGATACTTCCAGCCGTGCCACGGGCACTGGTGCAGCCAAAAGGGTTACCCCGCGCAAATAAAATTGGGGagggtttttttaaaaaaatatttgaaaaaaggttaaaaataaaaaaaaattcgatGAGCGACGATAGTACAAGTTCATTAGAGCTTACGATTTGAAACTACACAACTGCATGCATGGAGAACGCACCAACAAAGATCTGATAGACTACCATGTTGGTTCTTGAGATCGAGTATATTCAAGTTTACCATGCTTCTGACTGGCGAGCATATCTTCGCACCAACCATTTTGGAAGCTCGGAACAAACTCAAAAATCTCGGGCCCCCGCGTCGTCCCTGCTCAGGCGACATGGGCGGCGCCCGCGACCtcagcctccgccgccccctccctctcctctcctcccctgccACCACCGGAGGGGCTGCGCGCGCCAGTACTGTGTGGGGACTGTGCGGAGCAGCTCCGCCGGTGAGGTGATGACGGCAGCgaggggcggcggatccggcacCCTAGTGGCCGGATCCGGTCATCCTGGTGCCTGATCTGTGCGGAGAAGGGGGCTGCGGGCGAGTGGCTCGGCATGCGGCGGCAAGACGGCGAGAGCAGGCGGCGGTGGAAGGGAAGCatgtggcggcggtggttgcAGCCATGGAGGCCTTCCTGGCACcagcgaggaggaggccgcagcCGGCAGGAGCCGAGGAGCCGGACATGCTGCTGCTCGGCAGAGGCGAGCAATGAGGGGGGCGATGGCGGGGAGCTACAGGCCGGGTGCCCCCCCAAGCAGGTAGCGGCGGCAGTTGCGTCCATGGAGGCCTTCCTggtgccggcgaggaggaggccatggccGACAGGAGCCAAGGAGCCGGACGTGCTGCTGCTCGGTAGAGGCGAGCAACgagggcggcgatggcggggaGCAGCAGGCCGGGTGCCCCCCCCCCctgagcaggtggcggcggcggttgtggCCATGGAGGCCTTCCTAGCACCAGCGAGGAGGAGGCTGCGGCCAACAGGAGCCGAGGAGCCGGACGTGCTGCTGCTCGGCAGAGGCAACCAACGAGGGTGGCGATGGCGGGCAGCTGCAGGCTGGGTGGCCCTTCCCCCCGCCCCCCTgagcaggtggtggtggcagtTGCGGCCATGGAGGCCTTCCTAGCATCGGTGAGGAGAAGGCCACGGCCGGCAGGAGCTGAGGAGCCGGACGTGCTGCTGCTCGGCAGAGGTGAGCAACgagggcggcgatggcggggaGCTGCAGGCCGGGTGCCCCCCTGAGCAGGTGGCGGCAGCAGTTGCGGCCATGGAGACCTTCCTAGCACCggcaaggaggaggccgtggccgGTGGGAGCTGAGGAGCTGgacgtgctgctgcttggcAGAGGCGAGCAACGAGGGTGGCGATGGCGGGGAGCTGCAGGCCGGGTGgccgccccccacccccccctaAACCCCTCTCTGGTGGCTGCTCCAGCTTCCGCCGGTGGGAGGACCGGACAACTGGCTATGTGGCGGCATTCTTCGGCTCCTTAGCGCCCGGCGGTCCCCGTGCTCCTGGTTGCGGCAGTGATTTCTAGGGAGGGAACGGGGTGTAGGTGAAAGCCTTGTTCCTACTTGCGGGTCAATGACGGCGACGCCCCCGGGTGCCGCTtcccttcttgaaggtgtcATTCATTCCCCCTTTTCCCTCCCCTACAGTGAGTTTCCGGGTGAAAGCCTTGACCGTGTTGGTCGGACGACGATAGCGCCAGTGGCGTCGCCCCCTCCCTTGAGGCGTCATCTTGGAAGCTCAGCGGGTTCTTGCTGCTGTCACTGCAGGGATCGTTGCTGAACGCCGCCCCCAGTCGTCTTCGGCTAGGCGCTTGCCTTCGCTTCAATTCTTCCACCTCGCCTGGGTTGCTTAGGTCGTCATCGTTTGGCAGATGCTTTGCCGCCCCCTCTTCTgtggcggatgctttgccgccgtCATTGGTTGCTtcgggcggatgctttgccgtcGTCGTTGGTTGCTTTgagcggatgctttgccgctaTGGTTGTACTGGTTGGGTAGATGCGTTGCCACTGTTGTTCAAACCGTGTGAGTGTGCCCGGGTGGCCCGAATAGTAATATTTCAAAcgttctcttcttcttaatacaaagatatgcgtattctagaaaaaaagcACCAAGCATTTCAATAAAAAAATCCAGAGAAAGATATAGCCAATTCATCATACTTCGTCACTCTCATGGCAAATTCTTTCAAAACTCAAACGTAAAATGCATTCGTCTGCAGTTCTTTTATTTGATTCGAACTCAAAAATTCCGATATGAATGTTTTATATCTATCAAGAACTCGAGATaacaaaatatgagaaaattaCTTACAGTTCAACGTACACTGCAGATGATCTATCAACCTAGAGATTCTGATATTCTCTCTAATCTATCATGTTGCGCACCAGCATCCATTGCTTGTGCCAAGCACACAACCTAACTCCTTGTACCTACGCGCAGCGTCACGGCGTACTAGTCAGCTGCCGAGAGGATGGATGGGATCATCGATCATGCCAGGATCGTCGTCGTTTCCTTGACAGTTTTTGACCTTTTGCGTCATGCCGCCCCGAGTCGTCACCATTGCTTGTGTCTCCTTACGTGGAAAATTCCATGAACCGGCCGAATAGCTTTGTCGCAACTGAGCTGAAAAAGGAGACTGAAAATGATACAAGTACTTGATGTTTGGTGCGAGATAGACATCACCTTTTGAACGGATCAATTAGTAGTTTGCAGCGCAAACAGACGATTGAAAATGCAAGCCTGCCAGCTGCACTGATGGGAAAAGGGCATCCTAATTCCTGTTCAAATAAAGGGCATGATTAGCGGGATACTACTACCCATCATCTTGTGCAAATTTCTTGAGATGCTTGTACTGTTTCTGACTGCCGTTGGCGTCTGACAGCGAGATGCTGTGTGCTGCAGCAGCAACTCTACGGTGATATTTTCCGTCGCCATGCAGTTTTTTTCCCGTGTGGTAACAAAATACAAGATTTCCTGTCGTCGCCATACACTTCAAAGGTCTAGAAATTAAATAAAGCGAACTCTATTTTGGAATGTTTCGATGGGACTATAACGATTTTCTGAACGTCTCCAGTACTGATGGTTCTAACTGTCAAAATTAAACTTGTCGCTTTATCAATGTCTTGACTGCCGGTAACTGACAGATAGTAACCTATGCAAGCTTTAGTCAAGAAACGGAGATAAGCACAACTCAGCCACTTGCACATCGCAATCACTCGGATCAGTTATAGACCTTTCTCACAGGATTTCAACCCCAGACAAATTTTGCATGGCTGGCATGGTTGCATTGCAGGCTAACAACCACGTGTTGAGTGGAGAAATTGATGAGATGCCTTCAGGCTTCCTTATTCTGAATATTACATGTTTTTGTGCTCTTGTATCTCCTTACCTAATCGAACAGAAAAGGTGCAGCAGGAGAGCCAAATTCTGGTTTGCGCCAACAAGAAAGAGAGAGCCAGAATTTGACAGGCATGCTTGATTATTCTATATTAAATCTTATCTGGCATGCTTGACAGGACCAGCAAATGTTAAAAAGATATGAACCGTACATTGAAGATTGTGATGTCTCTAAAACATACAGTATATGTCCTCCCTAGCCTGCAAGCACTCGTTCGTTTACCATTATAATTTGGAGACTCGAACCATCTTCATATGATGCATGACAAACTAACCACTCATTACTGATCGCCAACAAacatgcatgcagctcacaCCGCTAGCAAACAGCAAGACATGTTACCAACAGACTGTCACGGGCGCAAAAATGATCAAACGTGCAGGCTACTCTATATACGCAATATGCAATGCATGATATTCAGGCCATCGATCGCAAACACTTGAAAAGGATTGTAGTAGTGCTACTAGTCATGGCTTCCTCCCTGTCAGTGGTAGTGCTCATCCTGTGCCTAGCGGCGTCGGCCACGGCGCAACGACTGTCGCCGACATTCTACTCTAGGTCGTGTCCCCGAGCTCTGGCCACCATCAAGGCCGCCGTGACGGCCGCGGTGGCACAGGAGCCTCGCATGGGGGCCTCCCTGCTCAGGCTCCACTTCCATGACTGCTTTGTCCAAGCAAGTCCCTCTCAAGCCTCACTTTGTCGCATCTACTTTTAATTAATCATCAATCCAAGAGTAGTTAGTTAGAATCTTTGACGTGACCACGCCCTGGCTACAACGCTGCACGTTTAGCTACTTCTAATCCTGTTCTCACTAGGAGCTGTCAGGTTAACATGACTTCTAGGTGTACTAGTTTAGTTGCCGGAACACCATGAACTTTAAATTTTGACTGTTGGAACTAACTTTAAGTCCAAGACTTAATTTGACTCTTCGGTCAACTACGTATATGAACTTTACCTAAAAGACTAATTCTGTATCTTCTCCCAATAGTTTCATGTATATACTACTACTAACCGAAATTAAATATCTTCTTTTCTGTACGTGCTGGACACATCCATCTACAGGGTTGCGACGCGTCGGTGTTGCTGAACGACACGGCCACCTTCACCGGGGAGCAGACGGCGTTCCCCAACGTGGGATCGATCAGAGGCTTCACCGTGGTCGACAACATCAAGGCGCAAGTCGAGGCCGTGTGCCCGCGcaccgtctcctgcgccgacatcctcgccgtcgccgcccgcgacTCCGTCGTCGCGGTAAGGCACTCGACGTCCACGTACAGTTGTCAACTTTGATCGTCGTCGGCCGGTTCACTTACGCTATCAACTTTAATTGTGCGTGTACTTGCAGTTAGGAGGGCCTTCATGGAGGGTTCTTCTCGGGAGGAGGGACTCAACGACGGCGAGCTTATCTCTGGCCAACAGCGACCTGCCAGCTCCGTCTTTGGATCTCGCCAATCTCACCGCTGCGTTCGCCAGGAAGGGCCTTAGCAGAACCGACCTAGTTGCTCTCTCAGGTTTAGTATTCATCTCTGAAGAACTTTCTTTACATCCCAATCAAGCTAAGACGCTAAGGACACGGACTGTGAAACTCATCTACACGACGTGCATTATTCAGGCGCGCACACCATCGGGCTGGCGCAGTGCACCAACTTCCGGGCTCGGATCTACAACGAGACCAACATCAACGCGGCGTTCGCGACGCTGCGGCGGGCCGGCtgccccgcggcggccggcaaCGGGGACGGCAACCTGGCGCCGCTGGACACGGCGACGGCCACCGCGTTCGACAACGCCTACTACACCAACCTGCGGGCGCAGAGCGGGCTCCTGCACTCGGACCAGCAGCTCTTCAACGGCGGCGCCACGGACGGGCTGGTGCGCACGTACGCCTCCACCCCGACACGGTTCAACAGGGACTTCGCCGCCTCCATGGTCAGGATGGGGAACATCAGCCCGCTCACCGGCTCGCAGGGCCAGATCAGGCTCGCCTGCTCCAGGGTGAACTAACTACCCTAGGACACACAGGAGCCTGTTCGTCGTCTCAGCTCCCAATGCAAGCGATCCGATCCAACAGTGATCACACGTGTCTGGGAGCTATGTAATAAGGCCTTTTTCGGCCACTACTGTCACTTGTAGTGCTTGTGTTTGTACTACTGGGCGTGGTTCATGCACAGGAACAGCCCTTTAATTTCTTGGGTCATCATCAACATCAAGCGTGTGAAATGACCGAGAAATAAGTGGCGTGTAGCCAACCCATGTCATGTACTCCATCTGAAACTTGTGAGTACTTGCCCTCATGCAAATGCTTGTGGGACCCCCCGACCCCCGCGTAGTTCCCTTGCCCAACCATGTTACAGTGTTACAGTTGCAAATTGTCATCGTGGCAGTATCATAccatcaatgaaatgaaatgatgTTCATGTGAGAAGTTATGATGGCCAAAAGAAGCTTCAGATATTTTATTTTCGGCGCTGCTTGTGTCCGGACGTCTGATGGGAAATTTTTTATCGGACGCTCCGacaaaacattaaaaattacctAGTGAAACATCAGCGGTCACtgtttgcaacatgaaaaataatgtgtaaaagTAACTACATCGTTCGACTCTAGGGTAGAAAATTCCCGCACCAACACTatatttcatgcaacattcactatGAAATATGTAGAAATAATGGTTGCAATATCTATATTTAACTATTGTCGGAGGATCCCACTCCGGACGGATGTCTGTTACGTAGCCGTTATTTTTTCAGTCTGATGAACAAACCACTACTGCATGCGTGCTGTTCCTAAAGCAGCTTTTTGGTCGACGGCCACAGATGGTTTCTTCAAGGAAAGACGGCCACGCGGCCACAAATGTTGACCTTTTCGTCATGCTGATTGAGACTAGTTCGCCCTGCCCTTATACGGAAACAGGGACGAAGGATCACACGTCGTTGCGCCGTATTGAAGCTTGATTGagacaatgaaaaaaataatgaggGTGGCCACAAATGTTGACCTTTTCGTCATGCAGATTAAGACAATGACAAGGATAGCATGCATGTCTTGTGCCTGGCACACATCTCTGCTCAACTGACTGATGGCTACATTGCGCTGTTCATCTGACCATAATAAAACAGTTATTTGTTTGCTCTTCATCAGTTTATATTAGGGCTATATGGGTAACTAATTAGCGGTTAAACAGCTACTAATGGTCATAATCAATCAAAAGATGTTTTTCATAAGAATTTTCAGCTGCAGTCTAACTATCACACTTGATCAGAAAGTACTGACTCTGAGCTGACAGTTAGGAACCTTAGTCAGAAAAAGAAGCATAAACAAACGGAGAATTGCACTACATCACATCCTGCAATTTGCCATGTGCGTACCGATCCACTTGCATGTCGCGATCGTGCCATTTTTAACTATACACGAGACAAATTTCGTACGCTGAATTTCAATGCAGGACAAATTCAGAATGGCTGCTGGGTCGACATATAGTGGTAATCCTATCTGTGAAGCACTTGAGCCCCACGTGTGTTCAGTACTTCAGTGCAATGTCTAGCCAGATTTTTCCTTGAGCTCGCTGTGCATGTAGGCCATGTAGCTAGTAGTGCTTGCTTGTTGACCGGAAAGGTCTTGCCTTGGCCCGGGAGCTCCTTAATCCTTATCCTTCTGAATGATATGGTATTTTAGAACATTGCGAGTGATACATCAGGCGGTTGGAGGAGTAATGTTTGCATGATAAGATGCCAGGCCATAAGCAAAAATCTCAACATGTTTCGAAGAAGAAAAACCAAATAAAATCTTGAAGCCTAGCAGCTTATGGGCATTGCCGCGGTCAACTTGTGTTCTGTTTTCCCATGCAGAATATTAGAGTATGTTAGTTCTGAGGCTCATATCTATCCAGGAACCACGGAAACTGCAAGAATAATCAACCATATATGGCCATACTCCGTTAAACAATTCCCCATTCTCTGAAGCTCTCGGTCATACTGTCTACTGAGGCTCCCATTCAGTCTATGCAAATACATAGAGCAGCTGACAGAGGCGAGCATATGTTCAGCTGACAAATTGAAGTGATGAATGTACATTTTACTAGTACATGCTCCTTCCCACCAACTTGTCATTGTTGATTTGGCTAGCTCCATGCATTCAtgccaaaataaaaaaacccTAGTCGGCAGATTAGTGCAGCATGACAAGTTGACGAGCCAGAGAGAAAATAAGGCACGGCGTGTGCCTATGAGTAACCCTGCTCGTGGCTATATATATCTGCATGCAATGCAGCTCATAGCACAGCATTCCACAAGCATCTCAGCAGCTGAGTGCCTTGCTCCTCTGCTCTGTGTAGAAGCTGCAATTGCactgctgcttctgcttgtaGTACGTGCTCTGCTCGCCATGGCGTCTTCGGTTTCAGTCTTGCTGCTGCTCTGCATGGCCGCGGTGGCGTCGGCGCAGCTGTCGCCGACGTTCTACGACACGTCGTGCCCCAACGCGCTGTCCACCATCAAGAGCGCCGTGACGGCCGCCGTGAAAAAGGAGAACCGGATGGGTGCCTCCTTGCTCAGGCTGCACTTCCATGACTGCTTTGTCCAGGCAAGTTCCCCACTCACCTTCATATCATATGGCCTCACGTCTTGCATGCACTTTATACGCACATCACCTAATGGCATCCCTGATGTGACAGTTTAGTTCCAATTTTCCGGCCACAGTCAATAACTCAGTTGAAGTCTAGTAGTTTGGGCATTCTAATTTAACTAAAGTCACAATAGGAACTGCCAAATTACTGGTGTCCACTCTCGACTCCATTCTAACAGAATCATCTGTATGCGTGTGACATCAGGGGTGCGACGCGTCCGTGCTGCTGGACAGCGGAGGCGAGCAGGGGGCGATACCCAACGCGGGGTCGCTGAGGGGCTTCAACGTCATCGCCAACATCAAGGCGCAGGTGGAGGCCATCTGCAAGCAgaccgtctcctgcgccgacatcctcgccgtcgccgcccgcgacTCCGTTGTAGCGGTAAGATGACGAACATTTGGCCATTTGGCCCTTCAGCTCATGCAATCGATTCATTCCTTTAATTTCGAACAGTTGGGAGGGCCCTCATGGACGGTTCCCTTGGGGCGGAGGGACTCCACAAGCGGGAGCGCGGCCC harbors:
- the LOC117843175 gene encoding peroxidase 70; the encoded protein is MHDIQAIDRKHLKRIVVVLLVMASSLSVVVLILCLAASATAQRLSPTFYSRSCPRALATIKAAVTAAVAQEPRMGASLLRLHFHDCFVQGCDASVLLNDTATFTGEQTAFPNVGSIRGFTVVDNIKAQVEAVCPRTVSCADILAVAARDSVVALGGPSWRVLLGRRDSTTASLSLANSDLPAPSLDLANLTAAFARKGLSRTDLVALSGAHTIGLAQCTNFRARIYNETNINAAFATLRRAGCPAAAGNGDGNLAPLDTATATAFDNAYYTNLRAQSGLLHSDQQLFNGGATDGLVRTYASTPTRFNRDFAASMVRMGNISPLTGSQGQIRLACSRVN